In the Variovorax sp. S12S4 genome, one interval contains:
- a CDS encoding NAD(P)/FAD-dependent oxidoreductase: MLLRKELGVVENSYYEASVQRAERFEAARPLEGIATADVCVVGGGLAGLSAALELASRGYAVVLLEAQRVGWGASGRNGGQAIVGFGSDGEAAIEKQFTPEDARRAWDVSVEGLNLLRDRMARHAIDCDWQPGYLNLSVKPSKSRALRQWMEHVGRVYGYPLQWLGPAEIAQWVDSKRFDAGTFDAFSGHLHPLKYSLGLASAARAAGAQLHENSAAQVIERGTRPVVKTAQGEVRCSFVVLAGNVYLAEYGDDVAPEVSSRIMPVGTYMIATEPMDQARADALMRGRPAASDTNFVLDYFRLSADHRLLFGSGDSYSARTPRNLIEKIRKSMLAVFPQLSDLGIDHAWGGFVDITMNKAPDFGRIGSNIYYLQGFSGHGLALTGMAGKLVAEAIAGQAERFDLFARIGHLAFPGGTLLRTPALVLGMMYYRMRDLM, translated from the coding sequence TTGCTGCTGCGAAAAGAACTCGGCGTCGTCGAGAACTCCTACTACGAAGCGAGCGTGCAGCGCGCCGAGCGGTTCGAAGCTGCGCGCCCGCTCGAAGGCATTGCCACCGCCGATGTCTGCGTGGTGGGTGGCGGCCTCGCGGGCCTTTCCGCGGCGCTGGAGCTGGCTTCTCGCGGCTATGCCGTGGTGCTGCTCGAAGCGCAGCGCGTCGGCTGGGGCGCCTCGGGCCGCAATGGCGGGCAGGCCATCGTCGGCTTCGGCTCCGACGGCGAAGCGGCCATCGAAAAGCAATTCACACCCGAGGACGCGCGCCGCGCCTGGGATGTTTCGGTCGAAGGGCTGAACCTGCTGCGCGACCGCATGGCCCGCCATGCCATCGATTGCGACTGGCAGCCCGGCTACCTGAACCTTTCGGTCAAGCCGTCGAAGTCGCGTGCACTTCGCCAATGGATGGAGCATGTAGGCCGCGTCTATGGCTATCCGCTGCAATGGCTGGGGCCCGCGGAAATCGCGCAATGGGTCGACAGCAAGCGCTTCGACGCCGGCACCTTCGATGCATTTTCGGGCCACCTGCATCCGCTCAAGTATTCGCTGGGCCTGGCTTCCGCGGCGCGGGCGGCCGGTGCGCAGCTGCACGAGAACTCGGCCGCCCAGGTCATCGAGCGCGGAACGCGGCCCGTGGTGAAGACCGCGCAGGGCGAGGTGCGGTGCAGCTTCGTGGTGCTGGCGGGCAACGTCTACCTTGCGGAATACGGCGACGACGTGGCGCCCGAAGTGTCGTCGCGCATCATGCCCGTGGGCACCTACATGATCGCGACCGAACCGATGGACCAGGCGCGCGCGGATGCGCTCATGCGTGGCCGGCCGGCCGCTTCGGACACGAACTTCGTGCTCGACTATTTCCGCCTGAGCGCCGACCACCGGCTGCTGTTCGGCTCGGGCGACAGCTACAGCGCCCGCACCCCGCGCAACTTGATCGAAAAAATCAGAAAGAGCATGCTCGCGGTGTTTCCGCAGCTGTCAGACCTTGGCATCGACCACGCATGGGGCGGCTTCGTCGACATCACCATGAACAAGGCGCCTGACTTCGGGCGCATCGGCAGCAACATCTACTACCTGCAAGGCTTCTCCGGCCATGGCCTGGCGCTGACCGGCATGGCGGGCAAGCTGGTGGCCGAGGCCATTGCGGGGCAGGCGGAGCGCTTCGACCTGTTCGCCCGCATCGGGCACCTGGCCTTTCCTGGCGGCACACTGCTTCGCACCCCCGCGCTCGTGCTGGGGATGATGTACTACCGAATGCGCGACCTGATGTAG
- a CDS encoding homospermidine synthase, with amino-acid sequence MTKKNELLARFDGRLTMVGFGSIGQALLPLLLRHFGLKASDIRIVKPGEDRSGLAKELGVEVIPARLEEGNFAAVLEPLLAKGDFLVNLSVDVSSLALIKLCRERGAFYLDTCNEPWPGRYDDPGVPPSRRSNYSLREEVLAWRLDKRSGPTAVITQGANPGLVSALLKQALLNIAADTHAQLESMPTSYEDWAALAKQLEIKVIHIAERDTQAPRQRKQRNEFVNTWSVRGFVDEGLQPAELGWGTHERHWPADAARHGFGSDAAIYLGRPGIGTRVRSWTPLEGPYHGFLVTHAESISIADHLTLRKDGEVVYRPTVHYAYHPCDDAVLSLHEVAGKNWRLQHRQKIIRDEIAEGMDELGVLLMGNPKGVYWYGSRLTIDQARELAPANSATSLQVVAGILGGMLWALRNPDAGLVEPDDLDHRVVLEAATPYLGEVAGVYGDWTPLKDRSPLFDEEKDEEDPWQFLNFRVA; translated from the coding sequence ATGACCAAGAAGAATGAATTGCTGGCGCGTTTCGACGGCAGGCTCACGATGGTCGGCTTCGGCTCCATCGGCCAGGCGCTGCTGCCGCTGCTGTTGCGCCATTTCGGCCTGAAGGCCTCCGACATCAGGATCGTGAAGCCGGGCGAAGACCGAAGCGGCCTCGCAAAGGAACTGGGCGTCGAAGTCATTCCTGCGCGCCTCGAAGAAGGCAACTTCGCCGCCGTGCTCGAGCCGCTGCTGGCCAAGGGCGACTTCCTGGTCAACCTGTCGGTCGATGTTTCGAGCCTTGCGCTCATCAAGCTCTGCCGCGAACGCGGCGCCTTCTATCTGGACACCTGCAACGAACCCTGGCCCGGGCGCTACGACGACCCCGGCGTGCCGCCTTCCCGCCGCTCGAACTACAGCCTGCGCGAAGAAGTGCTGGCCTGGCGCCTCGACAAGCGCAGCGGGCCCACGGCCGTGATCACGCAAGGCGCCAATCCGGGGCTGGTGTCCGCGCTGCTCAAGCAGGCGTTGCTCAACATTGCGGCCGACACGCATGCGCAACTCGAATCGATGCCCACGAGCTACGAGGACTGGGCGGCGCTCGCCAAGCAGCTGGAGATCAAGGTCATTCACATTGCCGAGCGCGACACCCAGGCGCCAAGGCAGCGCAAGCAGCGGAACGAATTCGTCAACACCTGGTCGGTGCGGGGCTTCGTCGACGAGGGCCTGCAACCCGCCGAGCTGGGATGGGGCACGCACGAGCGGCACTGGCCGGCCGATGCGGCGCGCCACGGCTTCGGCAGTGACGCGGCCATCTATCTCGGCCGGCCCGGCATCGGCACGCGGGTGCGCAGCTGGACCCCGCTCGAAGGGCCCTACCACGGCTTTCTGGTGACGCATGCCGAATCGATTTCCATCGCCGACCACCTGACGCTGCGCAAGGACGGCGAGGTGGTGTACCGCCCCACGGTGCACTACGCCTATCACCCCTGCGACGACGCCGTGCTCTCGCTGCACGAAGTGGCCGGAAAGAACTGGCGCCTGCAGCACCGCCAGAAAATCATCCGCGACGAAATCGCCGAAGGCATGGACGAACTCGGCGTGCTGCTGATGGGCAATCCCAAGGGGGTCTACTGGTACGGCTCCCGCCTGACCATCGATCAGGCGCGCGAACTGGCGCCCGCCAACAGCGCCACCAGCCTGCAGGTGGTGGCCGGCATCCTGGGCGGCATGCTCTGGGCGTTGCGCAACCCCGATGCCGGGCTGGTGGAGCCCGACGACCTCGATCACCGCGTGGTTCTGGAAGCCGCAACGCCCTACCTGGGAGAGGTCGCGGGCGTGTATGGCGACTGGACGCCGCTCAAAGACCGCAGCCCGCTCTTCGATGAAGAAAAGGATGAAGAAGACCCCTGGCAGTTTCTCAACTTCCGGGTGGCCTGA
- a CDS encoding phospholipase D family protein — protein sequence MALLLLGGCAGLPSGVERKPSMAITNGTDTMLGRLVTAASPPERGFSGFRLLPMAQFSLHARIELAKRAQRSIDVQYYLVQNDETGRYLLRTLRDAAERGVRVRLLVDDLYTAGADPLFAGLAAHPNAEVRMFNPFPAGRERLGTRWASSLLDFDRVHRRMHNKLFVVDNVMAVMGGRNIANEYFLRDGGSNFIDIDTLVAGTVVPRLSSLFDMYWNSPYVYPVESLVSTGGATPQQLRDRFEQLTGGPDTLHPDPLASTDLLGNNALAKDLDEGALSLVWARAEAYADAPAKALGPTEEARGLPADESTDSVLYNVRRYIRGAEHEILQTTPYLIPGRGGMESMRIVRQKGVSYTIVTNSLAATDESLVHIGYRRYRPEMLRLGVALYELSPKRVEETKRFGIYGSASGRLHGKSAVIDRNIVFIGSMNFDPRSMLHNTEVGIFIFSPQIAQQLTSLIGFMRLDGAYQLQLGPRGGIEWVSPASGDGADTILHVEPETDFWSRWKLELFAPLVPESLL from the coding sequence ATGGCGTTGCTGCTCCTGGGCGGCTGCGCGGGCCTGCCGTCGGGTGTGGAACGCAAGCCGTCGATGGCCATCACCAACGGCACGGACACGATGCTCGGGCGCCTTGTCACGGCGGCTTCACCGCCGGAGCGGGGCTTCAGCGGCTTTCGGCTGCTGCCCATGGCGCAGTTTTCGCTGCATGCACGCATCGAGCTGGCAAAGCGCGCGCAGCGCTCCATAGACGTTCAGTACTACCTGGTGCAGAACGACGAAACGGGCCGCTACCTGCTTCGCACATTGCGCGACGCGGCGGAGCGCGGCGTGCGCGTGCGCCTTCTGGTGGACGACCTCTACACCGCGGGTGCCGACCCGCTGTTCGCTGGCCTGGCGGCGCATCCCAATGCCGAGGTGCGGATGTTCAATCCGTTTCCCGCCGGGCGCGAACGCCTGGGCACGCGCTGGGCCTCGTCGCTGCTCGACTTCGACCGCGTGCACCGCCGCATGCACAACAAGCTCTTCGTGGTGGACAACGTGATGGCGGTGATGGGCGGGCGCAACATCGCCAACGAATACTTCCTGCGCGACGGCGGCTCCAACTTCATCGACATCGACACGCTGGTGGCCGGCACCGTGGTGCCGCGGCTTTCGTCGCTGTTCGACATGTACTGGAACAGCCCCTACGTGTACCCCGTTGAGTCGCTGGTGTCGACCGGCGGGGCCACGCCGCAGCAGTTGCGCGACCGCTTCGAGCAGCTGACCGGCGGGCCGGACACGCTGCACCCCGATCCGCTCGCTTCCACCGACCTGCTGGGCAACAACGCGCTGGCCAAGGACCTGGACGAAGGCGCGCTTTCGCTCGTGTGGGCGCGCGCAGAAGCCTACGCCGACGCGCCCGCCAAGGCGCTCGGCCCCACGGAGGAGGCCCGCGGGCTGCCCGCCGACGAGTCGACCGACAGCGTGCTCTACAACGTGCGGCGCTACATACGCGGCGCGGAACACGAGATCCTGCAGACCACGCCTTACCTCATTCCAGGCCGCGGCGGCATGGAGTCGATGCGCATCGTGCGGCAGAAGGGCGTGAGCTACACCATCGTGACCAATTCGCTCGCGGCCACCGACGAATCACTGGTGCACATCGGCTATCGGCGCTACCGGCCTGAGATGCTGCGGCTGGGGGTGGCGCTGTACGAACTGAGCCCCAAGCGCGTGGAAGAAACCAAGCGCTTCGGCATCTACGGTTCGGCGAGCGGAAGGCTGCACGGCAAGTCGGCCGTGATCGACCGCAACATCGTCTTCATCGGTTCGATGAACTTCGATCCGCGCTCGATGCTGCACAACACCGAGGTCGGCATTTTCATCTTCAGCCCGCAGATCGCGCAGCAGCTCACCAGCCTGATTGGCTTCATGCGGCTCGACGGTGCCTACCAGCTGCAGCTGGGGCCGCGCGGCGGCATCGAATGGGTGAGCCCGGCCTCGGGCGACGGCGCCGACACCATCCTGCACGTGGAGCCCGAAACCGATTTCTGGTCGCGCTGGAAGCTGGAGCTGTTTGCCCCGCTGGTGCCCGAGAGCCTGCTTTAG
- a CDS encoding murein hydrolase activator EnvC family protein produces MQHLQTFVSRTGAALFVAAGLAACTTPAPPPRAGVNVPPPVQQPQAMFIRPASGTTIARFDGVRNKGLDIAGNLGDPVVASADGRVVYVGGELRGYGNMVIVKHNDTFLTAYAHAENIVVKENAVVRQGQKIAEMGKSGTDRVKVHFEIRKNGTAVDPEPYLSGRLQH; encoded by the coding sequence ATGCAGCACCTTCAGACTTTTGTTTCCCGTACCGGCGCCGCGCTATTCGTAGCGGCCGGCCTTGCAGCCTGCACCACGCCCGCACCGCCTCCCCGGGCCGGCGTGAACGTGCCACCGCCCGTCCAGCAGCCGCAGGCCATGTTCATCCGGCCCGCCAGCGGCACCACCATTGCCCGCTTCGACGGCGTGCGCAACAAGGGGCTGGACATTGCCGGCAACCTTGGCGATCCGGTCGTGGCTTCGGCCGACGGGCGCGTGGTGTACGTGGGCGGCGAACTGCGCGGCTACGGCAACATGGTCATCGTCAAGCACAACGACACCTTCCTCACCGCATACGCCCACGCTGAAAACATCGTCGTCAAGGAAAACGCGGTGGTGCGCCAGGGCCAGAAAATTGCCGAAATGGGCAAGAGCGGCACCGACCGCGTGAAGGTGCATTTCGAAATCCGCAAGAACGGCACCGCCGTCGATCCCGAGCCCTACCTGAGCGGGCGCCTGCAGCACTAG
- a CDS encoding CreA family protein: MTIQALRATALFRAALASTVAVGLGLALAPAAQAEVVGDVDTAFKLIGPDHKIVVEAYDDPKVSGVTCYVSRAKTGGLAGAFGVAEDKSEASIACRQVGPVSITQPLPKREEVYTERLSILFKRLRVVRMVDARRNTLVYLTYSDLLIDGSPKNSVTAVPIDRGTPIPLK; the protein is encoded by the coding sequence ATGACCATCCAGGCATTGCGGGCCACCGCCCTCTTCCGTGCGGCGCTCGCATCCACCGTTGCCGTCGGCCTGGGCCTCGCGCTGGCGCCGGCGGCGCAGGCAGAAGTCGTGGGCGACGTCGACACCGCGTTCAAGCTCATCGGGCCGGACCACAAGATCGTGGTCGAGGCGTACGACGACCCCAAGGTCAGCGGCGTGACCTGCTATGTCTCGCGCGCCAAGACGGGCGGGCTGGCCGGGGCCTTCGGCGTTGCTGAGGACAAGTCCGAAGCCTCCATCGCCTGCCGCCAGGTCGGCCCCGTGAGCATCACGCAGCCGCTGCCCAAGCGCGAAGAGGTCTACACCGAGCGGCTGTCGATTCTCTTCAAGCGGCTGCGCGTGGTGCGCATGGTCGACGCCCGGCGCAATACGCTCGTCTACCTCACCTACTCCGACCTGCTGATCGACGGCTCGCCGAAGAACAGCGTGACGGCGGTGCCGATCGACCGCGGCACGCCCATTCCGCTCAAGTAA
- a CDS encoding NUDIX hydrolase — MILRVPIKHCKNCGTAVVYRIPDDGDTKERAVCPACSTIHYENPLNVVGTIPVLGDKVLLCKRNIEPRWGKWTLPAGFMELGETAAQGAARETDEEAGANYEMQGLFAVISVVRVGQVHLFYRARLLDDRFDPGHETIEARLFTEEEIPWEEIAFRTVREALEHFFEDRRRGSFDRVHELSIV, encoded by the coding sequence ATGATCCTGCGCGTCCCCATCAAGCACTGCAAGAACTGCGGCACCGCGGTGGTCTACCGCATTCCGGACGATGGCGACACCAAGGAACGCGCCGTCTGCCCCGCCTGCAGCACCATCCACTACGAGAACCCGCTGAACGTGGTGGGCACCATCCCCGTGCTCGGCGACAAGGTGCTGCTGTGCAAGCGCAACATCGAGCCGCGCTGGGGCAAATGGACGCTGCCGGCGGGCTTCATGGAGCTTGGCGAAACCGCGGCCCAGGGCGCGGCGCGCGAAACCGACGAAGAGGCCGGCGCCAACTACGAAATGCAGGGCCTCTTCGCGGTGATCAGCGTGGTGCGCGTGGGGCAGGTGCACCTGTTCTACCGCGCCCGCCTGCTGGACGACCGCTTCGACCCGGGCCACGAAACCATCGAGGCCCGGCTTTTCACGGAGGAAGAAATTCCCTGGGAAGAAATCGCTTTTCGCACTGTGCGCGAGGCGCTGGAACACTTCTTCGAAGACCGGCGGCGCGGCAGCTTCGATCGCGTGCACGAACTCAGCATCGTTTGA
- a CDS encoding fumarylacetoacetate hydrolase family protein: MASEFVFAPPATVSVPVVGQPARFPVHRIYCVGRNYEDHAKEMGFTGREPPFFFMKPADALVVVDAGQTGTMAYPTLTKNLHHEIELVVAIGTGGKNILAADAHKHIYGYAVGLDMTRRDLQGEMKKQGRPWDIGKGFEQSAPIGPIVPVAQAGDAENAEISLQVNGTDRQRSTVSKLIWNVAETIEHLSAAWELQPGDLIYSGTPEGVAAVVAGDTLVGEVAGLPKLTVKIV; encoded by the coding sequence ATGGCTTCCGAGTTTGTTTTCGCCCCGCCCGCGACCGTTTCGGTTCCGGTGGTCGGGCAGCCCGCCCGTTTTCCGGTGCACCGCATCTACTGCGTGGGCCGCAACTATGAAGATCACGCCAAGGAAATGGGCTTTACCGGCCGCGAGCCGCCGTTCTTCTTCATGAAGCCGGCCGACGCGCTGGTGGTGGTCGATGCAGGCCAGACCGGCACCATGGCCTACCCCACGCTCACCAAGAACCTGCACCACGAGATCGAACTCGTGGTGGCCATTGGCACGGGCGGCAAGAACATCTTGGCCGCCGACGCGCACAAGCACATCTACGGCTACGCCGTGGGCCTGGACATGACGCGCCGCGACCTGCAGGGCGAGATGAAGAAGCAGGGCCGCCCATGGGACATCGGCAAGGGCTTCGAGCAGAGCGCGCCAATCGGCCCCATCGTGCCGGTGGCGCAGGCCGGCGATGCCGAGAACGCCGAAATCTCGCTGCAGGTCAACGGCACCGACCGCCAGCGCAGCACCGTGAGCAAGCTGATCTGGAACGTGGCCGAAACCATCGAGCATCTTTCGGCCGCCTGGGAGCTGCAGCCCGGCGACCTGATCTACAGCGGCACGCCCGAAGGCGTGGCGGCGGTGGTGGCGGGCGACACGCTGGTCGGCGAAGTGGCCGGCCTGCCCAAGCTGACGGTCAAGATCGTCTGA
- the maiA gene encoding maleylacetoacetate isomerase — protein sequence MKLHNYFRSSSSFRVRIALNLKGLDYDYVPVHIARGDHRTGPYSAISADMLVPLLEDEGERFSQSMAIIEYLDETHPEPPLLPHDPVGRAHVRALAQSIACEIHPLNNLRVLKYLVKELKLDDEAKNTWYRHWVRDGMLAFERQLAQHPGGTFCYGNTPTLADCCLVPQIFNGRRFDCDFSGLPRTMAAFEACMALDAFQRAQPSQAPDAEA from the coding sequence ATGAAGCTGCATAACTACTTCCGCTCCTCGTCGTCCTTCCGGGTGCGCATTGCGCTCAACCTGAAGGGCCTGGACTACGACTACGTGCCGGTGCACATTGCCCGCGGCGACCATCGCACGGGCCCCTATTCGGCCATTTCGGCCGACATGCTGGTGCCGCTGCTCGAAGACGAGGGCGAGCGCTTTTCACAGTCGATGGCCATCATCGAATACCTGGACGAGACCCACCCCGAGCCGCCGCTGCTGCCGCACGACCCGGTCGGCCGGGCACACGTGCGGGCGCTGGCCCAGTCGATTGCCTGCGAGATCCACCCGCTGAACAACCTGCGCGTGCTCAAGTACCTGGTGAAGGAGCTCAAGCTCGACGACGAGGCCAAGAACACCTGGTACCGCCACTGGGTGCGCGACGGCATGCTGGCCTTCGAGCGGCAGCTTGCGCAGCACCCGGGCGGCACCTTCTGCTACGGCAACACGCCCACGCTGGCCGACTGCTGCCTGGTGCCGCAGATCTTCAACGGCAGGCGCTTCGACTGCGACTTCAGCGGGCTGCCGCGCACCATGGCCGCCTTCGAGGCCTGCATGGCGCTGGACGCCTTCCAGCGCGCCCAGCCTTCGCAGGCGCCCGACGCGGAAGCCTGA